A single genomic interval of Parvularcula marina harbors:
- a CDS encoding sulfotransferase family 2 domain-containing protein, with product MTNPTPTRLMRQATRLRLRREYPVRVPDLGIAYVAAPKNACTTLKMTLYRLRFGEEFDIVNVRGRDVFHVHHVFPSQEFDARGLEGTKVEDRFCVIRDPIDRFVSFYCNRILYHDDLAKSGPLLTAQGLKTQPDINELVADLDKYMKAARLVRHHVLPQSYFLGTDPSLYGLVADVSELDQVRAFLSDRVGEDTGAFPRYQEGGNDRKDEVHAALSPESRAALEEFYADDLRIWR from the coding sequence ATGACGAACCCGACCCCCACACGGCTGATGCGCCAGGCAACCCGGCTGCGGCTGCGGCGTGAATATCCCGTGCGGGTGCCGGACCTAGGCATTGCCTATGTCGCCGCCCCAAAAAATGCGTGTACGACGCTGAAGATGACGCTCTATCGCCTGCGCTTTGGCGAGGAGTTCGACATCGTCAATGTGCGCGGGCGCGATGTCTTTCATGTCCATCACGTTTTCCCGTCACAGGAATTCGATGCGCGCGGGCTGGAGGGGACGAAGGTCGAGGACCGGTTCTGCGTGATCCGCGATCCGATCGACCGGTTCGTCTCCTTTTACTGCAACCGCATTCTGTATCATGATGATCTGGCAAAATCCGGCCCGCTGCTGACCGCGCAGGGCCTCAAGACCCAGCCCGATATCAATGAGCTGGTCGCCGATCTCGACAAATACATGAAAGCCGCGCGGCTCGTCCGGCACCATGTCCTGCCGCAGAGCTATTTTCTTGGCACCGACCCTTCGCTTTACGGCCTTGTTGCCGATGTGTCGGAGCTCGATCAGGTCCGCGCCTTCCTCTCCGACCGCGTCGGCGAGGATACAGGGGCCTTTCCGCGCTATCAGGAAGGCGGCAATGACCGGAAGGATGAGGTCCACGCGGCGCTCTCGCCGGAATCCCGTGCCGCCCTTGAAGAGTTCTACGCCGACGATCTGCGCATCTGGCGGTAG
- a CDS encoding sulfotransferase: MISRVLKWHAQAALLNIYGTGIRARALFDPSLRSREDVSWLLVATLPNSGSTAVSKLLQGSSRSLAVTPSGEGQWLLPAMSAPGKRWEPSRSVDYEQMRRVWLSRVPKGDAPVVVIDKSPSNLVRLAEVAHALSSMPVKLISVTRDPYATVASWAKRYPPARVIRDWRPSLKGQLGTDDAFFEALGNIWGEWAAMLLKLRERADYSTSYETLVAAPADFVTAITGLYPELSDIDPSANVSVKDYEAQPLRNMNDEQIASLTPAQLGAVTKGLAPHEGIVRALGYELRG; the protein is encoded by the coding sequence GTGATATCAAGAGTGCTCAAATGGCATGCGCAGGCGGCTTTGCTGAATATCTACGGCACCGGCATCCGCGCGCGGGCGCTTTTTGATCCATCGCTCCGGTCTCGCGAGGATGTGAGCTGGCTCCTGGTAGCAACCCTGCCGAACAGCGGCTCGACCGCCGTCTCGAAACTCCTGCAGGGCTCTTCACGCTCCCTCGCTGTAACACCGAGCGGGGAGGGCCAGTGGCTGCTGCCCGCCATGTCCGCCCCCGGAAAAAGATGGGAGCCCTCGCGCTCCGTCGATTACGAACAGATGCGCCGCGTCTGGCTCTCGCGCGTGCCGAAAGGGGACGCGCCGGTCGTCGTCATCGACAAATCCCCATCTAACCTCGTTCGCCTCGCAGAGGTCGCCCACGCCCTATCTTCCATGCCGGTCAAGCTGATCAGCGTGACCCGCGATCCTTATGCGACCGTTGCCAGCTGGGCCAAGCGATACCCCCCGGCGCGGGTGATCCGCGACTGGAGACCGTCACTGAAAGGCCAGCTCGGCACCGATGACGCATTCTTTGAGGCGCTCGGCAATATCTGGGGAGAGTGGGCAGCCATGCTGCTCAAGCTCCGGGAGCGCGCCGACTATTCGACCTCTTATGAGACGCTGGTTGCTGCCCCGGCGGATTTTGTGACCGCCATTACCGGGCTTTACCCCGAACTTTCCGATATCGACCCGTCCGCCAACGTGTCGGTCAAGGATTACGAGGCACAGCCCTTGCGCAACATGAATGACGAGCAGATCGCGTCCTTAACCCCAGCGCAGCTTGGCGCTGTTACGAAAGGACTCGCGCCGCATGAGGGAATCGTGCGCGCTCTGGGATACGAACTAAGGGGATAA
- a CDS encoding ArsR/SmtB family transcription factor, with product MTTNEAMDLVFHALAHETRREMLDHVKTAPGQTVGKLAAHFDVSRITILNHLKVLEEAGLIISEKDGRSRRLYLNLVPIQMIYDRWTDEYSGYWAGRLTSIKYAAEKAAKERD from the coding sequence ATGACTACTAATGAAGCCATGGATCTTGTTTTTCACGCGCTCGCCCATGAAACGCGGCGCGAGATGCTGGACCATGTCAAAACCGCCCCTGGCCAGACGGTCGGCAAACTCGCGGCCCATTTCGATGTCAGCCGCATCACCATCCTCAACCACCTCAAAGTACTGGAGGAGGCGGGTCTGATCATCAGTGAAAAAGACGGCCGGTCGCGTCGGCTCTATCTCAATCTAGTGCCCATACAGATGATTTATGACCGCTGGACGGATGAATATAGCGGATATTGGGCGGGGCGACTGACATCCATCAAATATGCGGCGGAAAAGGCCGCCAAGGAGAGAGACTGA
- a CDS encoding sulfite exporter TauE/SafE family protein, producing the protein MFETEGTFALFMMIGFVAQLIDGALGMAYGISATTALIALGLPPALASANVHTAEVFTSAASGASHMAAKNIDWRLVRRLAPAGVLGGILGTLLVSHLDTHTARPLIAAYLFYMGLVVLKKAIRPTHAKAKSLRVRVLGFAGGLCDAVGGGGWGPVVASRLLANGEEPAKTVGSTNLAEFFMTAAVSVTFLFTLGPSFGQAALGLVLGGVIAAPIAAFGARRLPRRGLMGMVGVLICLVSAFNIVTALM; encoded by the coding sequence ATGTTCGAGACCGAAGGGACGTTCGCGCTCTTCATGATGATCGGCTTTGTGGCCCAGCTTATCGATGGGGCGCTGGGCATGGCGTATGGCATCTCCGCCACGACGGCGCTGATCGCGCTAGGGCTGCCCCCGGCGCTGGCGAGCGCCAATGTGCATACAGCGGAAGTCTTCACCAGCGCCGCCTCTGGCGCCTCCCATATGGCAGCGAAGAATATCGACTGGCGTCTGGTTCGCCGTCTTGCGCCCGCCGGTGTCTTGGGCGGGATCCTTGGTACCCTACTGGTCAGCCACCTTGATACCCATACGGCACGCCCCCTGATCGCGGCCTACCTCTTCTATATGGGGCTCGTCGTTCTGAAAAAGGCGATCCGCCCAACTCATGCCAAGGCTAAGTCGCTGCGCGTGCGGGTGCTCGGTTTTGCGGGGGGATTGTGTGACGCCGTGGGCGGCGGCGGGTGGGGACCGGTCGTTGCCTCCCGCCTGCTGGCGAATGGGGAGGAGCCCGCCAAAACTGTGGGCAGCACGAACCTTGCTGAGTTTTTCATGACGGCGGCGGTTTCAGTCACCTTCCTTTTTACGCTGGGACCGAGTTTCGGGCAGGCCGCATTGGGGCTGGTGCTCGGCGGCGTGATCGCGGCTCCCATCGCGGCTTTTGGGGCACGCCGCCTGCCGCGAAGGGGGCTGATGGGAATGGTCGGGGTCCTGATCTGTCTAGTCAGTGCCTTCAACATCGTGACGGCGCTGATGTGA
- the murJ gene encoding murein biosynthesis integral membrane protein MurJ, translating to MEFQVQAAGRTEAALYHARKKINPVPVIAREWFLRDSARENVRGRRGFGGLGDELRVETMPKTVSFRHFLRDIFKVSVITFFTRALGFAREFFVAAFIGVGPVADAFALALRAQILFRQSLVERALPIAFVPRHSEAEAISEEAAEAFRQKSVDAMAALAMLTSVFLLVGTPLIVHLLAPGFIGEPARVYRAYFLVAAVTAAIQFYMLGGMLLAFLQAKKKFIDSNLTLMVMNVVIVLAVLLTAVEDCWVPLGFIDTTGILALGLFGAGLIQLTVAILLTRRAGLFPKPQIKGLGLIPAFRLLGTIAPVSLVSFSLTGPILLATRFVSDVEGAVAILFYAERFVLIAPYFVGFAIANVLLPNLSGLIAQGAIAEARRLLIRTLFMAGGLGLVLWAGLIVAGHPALSLVFSRTQLGQDGVDAVWHALLWLSPLVPIRFCLQPVMQFVFARKAMRVAFAAGFGGTLVTAIAFFALRSLLPDIIATACAAVVIGQFFQLLLPFLWMVADRGETDNGDTDHAMERESL from the coding sequence GTGGAATTTCAAGTGCAAGCTGCGGGCCGCACCGAAGCGGCGCTTTATCATGCCCGCAAAAAAATAAATCCCGTCCCGGTGATTGCGAGGGAATGGTTCTTGCGAGATAGCGCGCGAGAGAATGTGCGTGGCCGTCGCGGTTTTGGCGGCCTGGGGGATGAGTTGAGAGTAGAGACGATGCCGAAGACGGTCAGTTTCCGTCACTTCCTGCGCGATATATTCAAGGTCTCGGTCATTACCTTTTTCACCCGGGCGCTTGGCTTCGCGCGCGAATTTTTCGTCGCGGCGTTCATTGGAGTCGGTCCGGTTGCGGATGCTTTTGCGCTCGCGCTGCGCGCGCAGATCCTGTTCCGCCAGAGCCTTGTCGAGCGTGCGCTGCCCATCGCATTCGTGCCGCGCCACAGTGAGGCAGAGGCGATAAGCGAGGAGGCAGCTGAAGCCTTCCGGCAAAAATCCGTGGACGCCATGGCGGCGCTCGCCATGCTGACCAGCGTCTTCCTCCTCGTCGGCACACCGCTGATCGTGCATCTGCTGGCGCCGGGCTTCATCGGCGAGCCGGCCCGCGTCTACCGCGCCTATTTCCTCGTCGCCGCCGTTACCGCCGCGATCCAGTTCTACATGCTGGGGGGAATGCTTCTCGCTTTCCTTCAGGCGAAGAAGAAGTTCATCGATTCGAACCTGACCCTGATGGTCATGAATGTCGTCATCGTCCTCGCGGTCCTTCTGACGGCAGTTGAAGATTGCTGGGTGCCGCTCGGCTTTATCGATACGACGGGCATTCTGGCGCTCGGGCTTTTTGGGGCAGGGCTGATCCAGCTCACCGTTGCGATCCTTCTGACCCGCCGGGCAGGGCTATTTCCCAAGCCCCAGATCAAGGGCCTCGGGCTCATCCCGGCCTTCAGGCTCCTTGGCACCATCGCGCCGGTCTCTCTTGTTTCTTTCTCCCTGACCGGGCCGATCCTTCTTGCCACCCGATTTGTCTCGGATGTGGAAGGCGCGGTCGCCATTCTTTTTTATGCGGAGCGTTTCGTGCTCATCGCGCCTTATTTTGTGGGCTTTGCCATCGCCAATGTGCTCTTGCCCAATCTCTCAGGGCTGATTGCGCAAGGCGCGATCGCCGAAGCGCGGCGGCTCCTGATCCGTACCCTGTTCATGGCGGGCGGCCTCGGCCTTGTCCTCTGGGCCGGTCTCATCGTTGCGGGGCACCCCGCGCTCAGCCTTGTCTTCTCGCGCACCCAGCTTGGGCAGGACGGGGTCGATGCTGTCTGGCACGCGCTCCTGTGGCTCTCGCCGCTGGTGCCGATCCGCTTCTGCCTCCAGCCGGTCATGCAGTTCGTCTTTGCCCGGAAGGCCATGCGCGTAGCTTTTGCCGCAGGCTTCGGCGGCACGCTGGTCACGGCCATTGCCTTCTTCGCGCTGCGCAGCCTCCTGCCTGATATCATCGCGACGGCTTGCGCCGCTGTCGTCATCGGCCAGTTCTTCCAGCTTCTCCTGCCATTCCTCTGGATGGTTGCGGATCGGGGCGAGACTGATAACGGGGACACAGATCACGCAATGGAAAGGGAGAGCCTGTGA
- a CDS encoding SRPBCC domain-containing protein, which translates to MSGNNEAEKAVYKVLINAPIDKVWSELVKTDEVLPFFFGAVCRTEEGLTVGQPMAMETPNGKYRSVVGKVLEFTPPHRYSHTLKFTNFEDAPCTIVYDLKEVEGGVEFTLTTLGAIPGSKTAKSMAQGGKFIVETFKSVVETGKPSFGTRMMLGMMGMMGPFTPKVCLTENWTFDNISKL; encoded by the coding sequence ATGAGCGGCAATAATGAGGCTGAAAAGGCCGTCTACAAAGTGTTGATCAATGCACCGATCGACAAGGTGTGGTCGGAGCTGGTGAAGACGGACGAAGTGCTTCCGTTCTTCTTCGGGGCGGTGTGTCGGACAGAAGAGGGCCTGACCGTGGGGCAGCCGATGGCGATGGAAACGCCGAACGGGAAATACCGCAGTGTCGTTGGCAAGGTGCTCGAATTCACCCCGCCGCATCGCTATTCGCACACGCTGAAATTCACCAATTTCGAGGATGCGCCGTGTACGATTGTCTATGACCTCAAAGAAGTTGAGGGCGGGGTTGAATTCACGCTTACGACCCTTGGGGCCATTCCTGGATCGAAAACGGCAAAGAGCATGGCGCAGGGCGGCAAGTTCATTGTCGAGACGTTCAAGTCAGTCGTCGAGACGGGCAAGCCCTCCTTCGGCACACGCATGATGCTCGGCATGATGGGAATGATGGGGCCGTTCACGCCCAAGGTTTGCCTGACCGAGAACTGGACCTTCGATAACATCTCAAAGCTTTGA
- a CDS encoding sulfotransferase family 2 domain-containing protein, translated as MELATKQMLRRWYERATFKVNVPQPCIHRGCLFVHIPRAAGSSLCLAMFGVQVGHRKLKEYQLGRDRQMNQLLKFTVCRNPIDRAYSGYRFLTVGGLTRSDEEWANKHDVGKMSFDGFVRDVLVKERNRPHVHFIPQHEFVERYTYGPVGVDVICRYENLAEDVGAVAKKLGMELDLTHVNASPAAKEEHDPETIVMLKRLYAKDFYVFGYSL; from the coding sequence ATGGAGCTCGCCACCAAACAGATGCTGCGCCGCTGGTATGAACGGGCCACCTTCAAGGTGAACGTGCCCCAGCCCTGCATCCATCGTGGCTGCCTCTTCGTGCATATCCCGCGCGCAGCCGGCAGCTCGCTCTGCCTTGCCATGTTCGGTGTGCAGGTCGGCCACCGTAAGCTGAAGGAATACCAGCTTGGCCGCGACCGGCAGATGAACCAGCTGCTCAAATTCACGGTCTGCCGGAACCCCATCGACCGCGCCTATTCCGGCTACAGATTTCTGACTGTCGGTGGGCTCACCCGCTCGGATGAGGAATGGGCCAATAAGCACGATGTGGGGAAAATGAGCTTTGACGGCTTTGTGCGGGATGTTCTGGTGAAGGAACGTAACCGCCCGCATGTGCATTTCATTCCGCAGCATGAATTTGTCGAACGCTATACCTATGGCCCCGTGGGGGTCGATGTGATCTGCCGCTATGAGAATCTGGCCGAGGATGTCGGCGCGGTGGCAAAGAAGCTTGGCATGGAGCTCGATCTCACCCATGTGAATGCGAGCCCCGCCGCAAAGGAAGAGCATGATCCCGAGACGATCGTCATGCTCAAACGCCTTTATGCGAAGGATTTCTACGTTTTCGGATACAGCCTGTGA
- a CDS encoding DUF4287 domain-containing protein → MATPEEQLATMLKNLPEKTGKKLEEWKKLLAGKGFEKHGEIVKYLKSEHDVGHGFANLIAAKTLEGESSGGGDADLVEAQYAGPKAALRPLHDEIVKFAKSLGGDVEIAPKKTSVSLRRKKQFALITPATKTRIDLGLALKGDDPTDRLETYNAMCSHRVRLESAADFDEEVKAWMKEAYSRAG, encoded by the coding sequence ATGGCAACACCGGAAGAACAACTTGCAACCATGCTCAAGAACCTGCCGGAGAAAACCGGCAAGAAGCTGGAGGAGTGGAAGAAACTCCTTGCAGGGAAGGGGTTTGAGAAACATGGCGAGATCGTCAAATACCTCAAATCCGAGCACGATGTCGGGCATGGCTTTGCCAATCTGATTGCCGCCAAAACCCTTGAGGGAGAGAGCAGCGGGGGAGGGGACGCTGATCTCGTCGAAGCGCAATATGCCGGGCCAAAGGCGGCGCTCCGTCCGCTCCATGACGAGATCGTCAAATTCGCAAAAAGCCTTGGCGGGGATGTCGAGATCGCACCGAAGAAGACTTCCGTCAGCCTGCGGCGTAAAAAGCAGTTCGCGCTGATCACTCCGGCAACGAAAACGCGAATCGACCTCGGGCTGGCGCTGAAAGGGGACGACCCGACAGACCGGCTGGAAACCTATAACGCGATGTGCAGTCACCGCGTCCGGCTCGAAAGCGCGGCTGACTTCGATGAGGAAGTGAAGGCCTGGATGAAGGAAGCTTATTCCCGCGCGGGCTAG
- a CDS encoding PRC-barrel domain-containing protein — protein sequence MKLHSLTALLLISSSTALAACDETEASVADDTVVIEETVAATDTVAVIDEPDFIGLTVTDADDVNIGIVDDVIATADHGELLVIRIDLADGPTFRALNVDEFEIGGADEGLVISHLTKEEVISLPEFFPSADVHEDEDSLGYNG from the coding sequence ATGAAACTTCATTCCCTTACCGCTCTTCTTCTGATCTCCAGCTCAACGGCGCTCGCTGCCTGCGACGAGACCGAAGCTTCCGTTGCTGACGACACTGTTGTCATCGAGGAAACCGTTGCTGCAACCGATACGGTTGCTGTCATTGATGAGCCGGACTTTATCGGCCTCACCGTGACTGACGCTGACGACGTCAATATCGGCATTGTCGACGACGTCATTGCCACGGCGGACCATGGCGAGCTCCTCGTAATCCGGATCGACCTGGCCGATGGCCCGACTTTCCGCGCGCTCAACGTTGATGAGTTCGAAATCGGTGGTGCCGACGAAGGCCTCGTCATCAGCCATCTGACGAAAGAAGAAGTCATTAGCCTGCCGGAATTCTTCCCGTCGGCTGATGTACACGAAGATGAGGACAGCCTCGGCTATAACGGCTGA
- the der gene encoding ribosome biogenesis GTPase Der, with protein MVLKVAIIGRPNVGKSTLFNRLAGKKLALVDDQPGVTRDRREYDIKFGDLDIRLIDTAGLENASDGSLQARMREGTEKAIALADVTLFLVDARSGLTSHDEELAEMLRRAGRPVVLVANKTEGRGEAGAYEAYNLGLGDPVAISAEHGEGMADLYQAIRAHVPEDGMDDEEDAETLEWDDPLKPLRLAIVGRPNAGKSTLVNRLLDEDRVLTGPEAGITRDTISVEWSWEGSERSWPVKLFDTAGLRKRAKVQDRLEKMSTGDTIRAIQFAEVVAVIIDATMPFEKQDLQIADLAAREGRGVVIVANKWDLIEDKDETAKALREAAARLLPQIPNVPVILMSALTGRGIDRLMPWVTRVYRDWNAKVKTSDLNKWLEAATQKHPPPAVGGRRIKIRYITQVNTRPPTFMAHCQRADHLPDSYKRYLVNGIRESFSIEAVPIRLFLRKGTNPYEGKK; from the coding sequence ATGGTCCTCAAAGTTGCTATTATCGGTCGCCCCAATGTGGGCAAATCCACGCTGTTCAACCGCCTTGCGGGCAAGAAGCTCGCGCTGGTCGATGACCAGCCGGGGGTGACGCGCGACCGCCGCGAATATGACATCAAATTCGGCGATCTCGACATCCGCCTGATCGACACGGCGGGGCTCGAGAACGCCTCTGACGGCTCGCTTCAGGCGCGGATGCGCGAGGGCACCGAAAAAGCCATCGCGCTCGCCGATGTCACGCTTTTCCTCGTCGATGCGCGATCCGGCCTCACCTCGCATGACGAAGAGCTGGCCGAGATGCTGCGCCGCGCAGGCCGGCCGGTTGTTCTTGTGGCGAACAAGACAGAGGGCCGCGGTGAAGCCGGCGCTTACGAGGCCTATAATCTCGGGCTCGGCGATCCCGTCGCGATCTCCGCCGAGCATGGCGAGGGCATGGCCGACCTTTATCAGGCGATCCGCGCCCATGTCCCCGAAGACGGGATGGACGACGAGGAAGATGCCGAGACCCTTGAATGGGACGATCCGCTAAAACCCTTGCGGCTCGCCATTGTCGGGCGCCCCAATGCGGGCAAGTCGACCCTTGTGAACCGCCTTCTTGACGAAGACCGTGTACTGACGGGGCCGGAAGCAGGCATTACTCGTGATACGATTTCGGTCGAATGGTCATGGGAGGGATCAGAGCGCTCCTGGCCGGTCAAACTCTTTGACACCGCCGGGCTTCGCAAGCGTGCCAAGGTGCAGGACCGCTTGGAGAAAATGTCGACCGGCGACACGATCCGCGCCATCCAGTTCGCCGAGGTCGTGGCCGTCATCATCGATGCGACCATGCCGTTTGAGAAACAGGATCTTCAGATTGCGGATCTTGCCGCGCGCGAAGGGCGCGGTGTCGTCATCGTCGCGAACAAGTGGGACCTGATCGAGGACAAGGACGAAACCGCAAAGGCGTTGCGCGAAGCGGCTGCGCGTCTATTGCCGCAGATCCCGAATGTGCCCGTCATCCTGATGTCCGCGCTGACGGGGCGGGGGATCGACCGGCTGATGCCATGGGTCACGCGCGTCTATCGCGACTGGAACGCGAAGGTGAAAACCTCCGACCTCAACAAATGGCTGGAGGCGGCAACCCAGAAACACCCGCCGCCCGCTGTCGGCGGCCGCCGTATCAAGATCCGCTATATCACGCAGGTGAATACGCGTCCCCCCACCTTCATGGCACATTGTCAGCGGGCAGATCACCTACCTGACAGCTATAAGCGATATCTCGTCAACGGTATCCGCGAGAGCTTCAGCATCGAAGCTGTCCCGATCCGCCTGTTCCTCCGTAAGGGAACCAACCCCTATGAGGGGAAGAAGTAG
- a CDS encoding GH35 family beta-galactosidase, whose amino-acid sequence MKTSLMTALLCLLPLMTGALAQTPAPSLRSQGDAVQFMVDGEPYLMLGGELGNSSASDLSYLEPHWETFDALHINTILAPVYWELIEPEEGVYDFTVLDQLITRARREDIRLVLLWFGTWKNSMSTYVPEWGKQDDGRFFRVRTKDGTPQDIFSPHDEAIRDADAHAFRALMAHLAETDRRQRTVIMVQVENEVGMIPEARDHSAPAEEDWQADVPAELMARLEAGDAGEHLMSLWQATGSAESGSWQEVFGNSPEAEEIFTAWHLGRFVEHVTAAGLDAYDLPVYVNAALARPDTSPGGYPSGGPLPHLFAVWQAAAPSLDFLAPDIYFNDFVTRIAEYDVDGNAVFIPEANRTGRSEVGADAFWSFGELDSIGYSPFSIEDIEDGESHPLGNAYDILDNISHLITANQGNGTMRGLRAPIDYDGEIDLAPQTFTLENYQFTATMIDPWTPRDAQDMAGHGALIIALSDDEFLVAGKGVTFTFDAEGPARAGIAMAEEGRFGRRGEWEAGRTLNGDQTHQGRHIRLTPDAFAIQKFRLYTYK is encoded by the coding sequence ATGAAAACCAGCCTGATGACCGCCCTCCTTTGCCTCCTCCCCTTGATGACAGGGGCGCTTGCGCAAACGCCTGCCCCATCGCTTCGCTCACAGGGAGACGCCGTTCAGTTCATGGTGGATGGCGAGCCTTACCTGATGCTCGGCGGGGAGCTGGGGAATTCCTCCGCCTCTGACCTTTCCTATCTCGAGCCGCATTGGGAGACGTTCGACGCGCTCCACATCAATACGATCCTTGCGCCGGTCTATTGGGAACTGATCGAACCTGAAGAAGGGGTTTATGATTTCACCGTCCTCGACCAGCTGATCACGCGGGCGCGGCGTGAGGATATAAGGCTGGTCCTTCTGTGGTTCGGAACGTGGAAGAACTCGATGTCCACCTATGTGCCCGAATGGGGCAAGCAGGATGACGGCCGCTTTTTCCGTGTTCGCACGAAAGACGGCACACCCCAGGATATTTTTAGCCCGCATGATGAGGCGATCCGCGATGCCGATGCCCACGCCTTCCGGGCGCTGATGGCGCATCTCGCTGAGACGGATCGGCGCCAGCGGACCGTCATCATGGTGCAGGTCGAGAACGAGGTCGGCATGATCCCCGAAGCCCGCGATCATTCCGCGCCGGCGGAAGAGGACTGGCAGGCAGATGTTCCTGCCGAATTGATGGCGCGTCTTGAAGCAGGCGATGCCGGGGAGCACCTAATGTCACTTTGGCAGGCGACAGGCAGCGCAGAGAGCGGAAGCTGGCAAGAAGTGTTCGGTAATTCTCCGGAAGCGGAAGAGATATTCACCGCCTGGCATCTTGGCCGTTTTGTTGAACATGTGACGGCTGCGGGCCTCGATGCCTATGACCTGCCGGTCTATGTCAATGCCGCACTCGCAAGGCCAGACACCTCGCCCGGCGGTTACCCCAGCGGCGGGCCCCTGCCCCATCTCTTTGCAGTCTGGCAGGCAGCAGCGCCCTCGCTCGATTTCCTGGCGCCGGATATTTATTTCAACGACTTCGTCACCCGGATCGCAGAATATGACGTTGACGGAAATGCCGTCTTCATTCCAGAAGCGAACCGCACAGGGCGATCGGAAGTTGGCGCGGATGCCTTCTGGTCATTTGGGGAGCTAGACTCCATCGGCTACAGCCCATTCTCAATCGAGGACATCGAAGATGGAGAGAGCCACCCCCTCGGCAATGCCTATGACATCCTTGATAATATCAGCCATCTGATCACAGCCAATCAGGGCAATGGCACGATGCGCGGCTTACGCGCACCCATCGACTATGATGGAGAGATCGATCTTGCGCCCCAGACGTTCACGCTCGAGAATTACCAGTTCACTGCGACCATGATTGATCCGTGGACACCGCGCGACGCGCAGGACATGGCAGGGCACGGCGCGCTGATCATTGCCCTCTCAGATGACGAATTCCTTGTCGCTGGCAAGGGCGTCACCTTCACTTTTGATGCCGAGGGCCCGGCGCGCGCCGGGATCGCAATGGCGGAGGAAGGCCGTTTTGGCCGTCGGGGTGAATGGGAAGCGGGCCGCACGCTCAATGGCGATCAGACCCATCAGGGGCGGCATATCCGCCTGACCCCTGACGCTTTCGCAATCCAGAAATTCCGACTTTACACTTACAAGTAG